The Rhinolophus sinicus isolate RSC01 linkage group LG07, ASM3656204v1, whole genome shotgun sequence genomic interval AACTGATTTTCGTATATTGATTTTATGTTataaccttgctgaactcatttttgtatctatttcttagaattttctatatacaagatcatgtcacctgcaaatagagagcattttatttcttcctctggatgttttttatttctttatctttcctaATAGCACTGGCTAGGAACTCCAGTACCATCTTGAATAGAAGTGTTAAGAGTGGACATCATGTCTTGTGTCTAATCTTAGGGAGAAAGTATtaagtatgatgtcagctgtgtgggtttttttgtttttttgttagaCACTCTTTCTCAGACTAAGGAAGTTCCAAGTTTGTTGAGTGCTTTTATTATGAAAGGGTGATGGATTttctcaaatgccttttctgtgttgagatgatcatgtgatttctGTACTTTCAATGGCATGCTGCATTGATTACTGGCTGTTAAACCAGCTTTGCATTCTTAGTATAAGTCCGACTTGGTCATAATGTGTaatcttttttgtgttgttggaTTCAGTTGACAAAGTGAAGAGTGGGTCTGGAGgggtaaacaaaaatatttagcataattACTGAAGAGGGTGATCTTTTTCCACTACCACAGTAATTGATACAATCAGTATACAATTTGATGGGTGtaatgagaaatatataaaaatgaagacatcGTCCCCTAGCCTCAAAATACTTGATAGTATTATTGAGAAACTTATACATGaaataatcagtaaatattttaaagcaggactaaagtgtagaaaaataaaaacaaggtaggaattatcttgtatttcttttatatttatatagtggAGGGCAAAAAGTGTTGGCTTCAATACTCAGTGACGGGCTTCCCGGAAGGGCTTTTAAACTACCAAAGACAGGTACTAGAAAGCTaacctagaagaaaaaaattaacacttaaTGGGTACTTACTATGTACTTGGTAGTATACTGTATCATTTAGTCAGAAACCATGGTTTAGTTATTATTCCTaatttacaaatgatgaaattaAAGTTCAAAAAATTAAGTTAACTTTCTCATGCTTATACTGGGAGCCAGGATATGACAGCTGTATCTGATTTGCCCAGGGGTATTGCTCTCTATACCACAGCCACATACCAGAAGCATCTTAAAGCAGAAGATTGGAGGGTAGTAGCCTAGCATTTGAGTCTCATAAACGTTAACTTGTTAAATTTTGAGCAATTCACACCACTTCCCAGATCCCTAGGCTaagctatttaaataaaatacagataataaaatagaGATGGCCTACTCTTGTCTCTACAAAATCATATAGTGAAGTCGAAGCATGGGAGGGTAATCGATTAGACCAAAATGCTAAATACgattatgtgtgcatgtgtgtgataCTTACATATCTGCATCAGTAGTCCAAAGCCAATCatgaaaagtattttttgaaatatttactacttttaGTAATAGTGTGAATaagcaagaaaagaaatcactgaggttattgttggtttttaaatagtttgcctctcggggtggccggatggctcagttggttagagggcaagcgctcaacaaggttgctggttcaattccctcatgggatggtgggctgcgccccctgcaactaaagattgagaacagcgactggagttggagctgagctgcgccctccacagctagattgaaggatgacttgctgctgatgggccctggagaaacacactgttccccaatattctccaataaaaaaataaataaaaaaagtttgccTCTCATTTTTTATAAACTACTTAGCAAACATTCTACATTGAAACTGTACCTGGAAAAGTGAGGAAAGAAACTAAGATTTAAAGGTGAGGGAAGGGACACATTTAAATAAAGGCAAGGCTCTTAGTATATACATTAATTAGTACCCAAATCTGTGCATGCTATTCAGAGGCTCCATTACTAGCTTCCTGACCAAGGGTAAACTCTTTAGATTACGCTTCAGTTACTctcctaaaatagaaaaaaaacagttcTGGTACCAGTGTGCTGTTAGtataaaatgatattataaatatgaaagtgACAGATAAAGCTAGTGATGAACTTCACCATTTGAGACCTGCTCATAGGAAAAGCGTCTTTCATCACTAGACTCCATTTGTCCTATCTATAGCCTCAGATGAAAGAAACAGCTATTCTGATTAACTTCCCTAACCTCCACAATTCTTACCATTGGTCTTTGTAAATTGTCAGATGAACCTTATGGTCAAGCCATTTCTCTACCTGGGAACAGAGGTAGAGAAAACTTGGTAAACACCAGAGATAACTTCCGCCTTTACCAAGCCTGGGCACTTTTACTTTTACATCCTGCTTCCCAAGTCTGGGAATTTTTATGCTGTAGCATTTTACTCTGTCTCCTTAGCATCTTGCCCAAGGCAACATACCCAATGAATacacaataaaaagagaaaatgaaggaaaaaaacaaaacaaaaattttccctTTCATATTCAGCTAGACTGTATTCAGGGTAAAAATAAGAGACTCTATCATAATagaatggaaatttttattttacaaacgaAACAGCAAAATACTTCTATGAAACTGACCCAGAAGTCACACTTTGAATTCATGCCTTGCAGTTGAATTTTCTCAGTTCATCAATTAAGACAGACTAATAAGCCTCTGTCTGAGGAAGAAGCATAGATGAGATTTAACCATGATGATGGAGATGGCTGGCGAGATTAAGCAAAGGGAGGCATTTAGCTCTGTTTCAAGTTCGTTTTCTTCTTGGAAACATCCTCCATGGCCATgtgagatttaaaacaaagactgttaCTGTCCTGGCCAGAGAAGAAGGTTAAAGTTGTGTCACAGAGAATTGTAGATTACTCCTCTCTGCCTTCATCCTGGGACATGCATCTGTCTCCGAGAGATCTGGCTACACCAGAATATTCTTTGCAATAGCATTCAAAGTCCTTACTTGGGTCACATCTGTTACCTTTAGAGAATATTCTGAGCTAGAAAGAGAGGCTCCCATGGCAACAGAGAAATTTCTgcaatagaaataataaaggaacaGATAATTATTTAAGTTGTTAAATGAGCCCTCCTACTGGCACTTCATTTTACAGGCTATTTCCCGGCGAAGAACAAGGGTAAGTCAAGGACCCTGGGCTACCTAccatatttagtaatttttattaattaattacttGAAACATCTAGTAACCAAATCTACCAGATAGTATAATTGATTTTATATCTAGAAATGTAAGTTCTCAGGCTCTTACTTCTTTTATAGCTCATCTTCCCCAGCTTATAATCAACTACTAACTATTAAATTATTGGAGTTCTCTCAAGTATAATAAAAACCCATAATAGTTTCAATTCCTTAATGgtgatataatttcaaaataaccgAAAACAGAGAGCAAGGTGAGGAAAAAGTATTAAAGGTAGGAGGGATAAAAATGACTATGACTCTTCCATCCTCACACCACAGTTATTAACTTTGCTAAAGGAAAACACAGGTGAATGAGCACACATACAAATCTGACTCCTCTGAAGCGTAGCTGCCGAATTAGAGTTTATTATTAACTGGTCTAAGTTCAGCAACGACTCACTGATACAATGGTTCATCTACATTCAGAAGAGCCTGTTTAATTAAAGCAAGATAAGAACGACTTTGCAGTTGAAAAGTGCAAAAATAACTGCACTACTTACATACTAATCACGacattccattcatttatcaTGCCATTAACTGAGTTTTCCTATTTGGGGCAGTTAAAATTAATGTCAGCCCTTCTTGTATaagtcaaatacattttttaccGGAACTTCATTCCTGAATCTCTAGCAGACCGAGCAGAACAGTGGAATTCTGTGGCACCCGAACCCTCAAGGACCCTTTGTAGATTTCTGTCTGTTATACCACCCCCtgttggaaaaaaaaggaatacatcaAGTAGAACAGAATTTGGcataaaatttaatgaataataatgacTGCTTGCTCTACCTTGAACCCCCATACTGAAATTTCTCATTAATTCAAGAATTATTCTTTCCCTACTAAGCTAGAATGAGATTAGAAAAGAAGGATAAGATGTAACTACAGATTCTGGAAAACAACTGATAAGGTCATAGAACCTATGATGGAATTTTCTATGTCCATTGATTTATATAACAATGTTATACATTACTGACTTTAAATCTAAAAAGATTACTCTAGGGCAAGGAAAATCGAGTGCTCTTCTATCACTGACTTCCcttcaattaaagaaaaatcaaattaaaacaaaagcaggaTAGGCTTGAGGGCAAAGCTTCAAAAGCACATCCTCAGAGATGTGCATGAAAGACAGAATCTCCCAGTCTCTCTGGCACAGCATTCAAACACCACACTGACAAcattggaaatggaaataatgcAAAGTGTTATACAGTTTATTCATTATAATGtcaactttttgtttcatttcacagAATATCAATTATTCTGtagaataattgaataaaatataattattctgcAGAATTGAAAGAATATCTACTTTATTAAAACTGCACAATCAAGTACTTTATGATGAACAatctcttaaatatttataaagaatcaTATTCCTAACTGATACtagattataaatataaaattagtttACTCATCTTTATATCCTCTCCTAATATatagtattcaataaatagtttttaatgACTGATAAAATATGTACTTTGTATCTCAAGCTATTCAAGTTGCTGAAGTAACCTGACTTTACACATTCCTTCCGactcattaatttttgtttttcttttcttagtggtATAGTAACATTATTGAGCCCTAAGAAGTAGAAAGAACACAGACCGAGAAGTCAGATTTAGATTGAAATTCTGGCTTCACCCCTGTAGCTCTTCACAGCTATGGATCTTAGATAAAATTACTCAATTTTTTTCACCAGTAAAAGAGGGATAACTGCCTACCCCACGAgcttgttgtaaaaattaaaggacaaatacgttatttccttctaaaaaaataacaaaatatctgGCTACTGAAACCATGTTGCTCAGTTATCAGCAACTTTAGGACACAGTtaatacattttccaaaacacaGACTAACACATCTTTACAGTTGGAACCTGAGAGGACAACTAATTCAACATCATCTCTTTAAACACGAAGAAACTGGAACCTAAATATATTGTAAACTTCATTTTGAAAGTCCCTAGAGGGAAAATACTATGATCTTTAAAGTTCCCAATGATGAATAACTCATTAGGCATTCAGGTTGACTTACCCAGGAATTTTTACTCATTGGTACTTATTTAcatgaaattataataatttgtttatagATCTATTCTATGAGGTCCTCAATTAAAAAGATTACTTCAtagttatttctgtgttttcacatCCACCCCAGAACCTGGCATATAATTATCATTTACTTGGTAAGGTTTgttaaataatcacaaaaattttcatatataacaATTTCTCACCTAAGCCTGTTGAGGAGTAGTTTCTTGTGTAACTCTGCATCGCAAGTAATGCTTTGCACATAGCAGATAACttaataattacataataatCAAAGGAAATCTTATTAACAATTGTGTAAGTCTGGCTATTAGTTGTCAAGACTaaatacatttagttttaaaTGGAAATGCAACAGACTCAGTTAAATCTCTTGAATATTCCCTGATTAATCTATAAAGGGTCTCAATTAGACAGATAACATATGCTTTCTATCTGCTAATGTATCAGGGACTTGGAACAGGCCAAAGCTTTCCTAAATTTCTGACTATCCCTCTATCTGGCCTCTTAAGAGTTGGCCTTTATCTGGCTCTCACCATTTTGACCCCTGGTCAGTGTTGGCATCACTGGTTAGTGATACAACAGACACTGTATGCCttatgatattaggttggtgcaaaagtaactgtggtttttgcaattatttttaaccttttaaaccgcacttacttttgcaccaacctaatatgataTATACAGACTCACCCAAGAAGTATTCTTACCAAAAAGAATTAACCAGAATCTAATCAAGCTTTATGATCTACCtaccagtttacaggaaatacagaggCTAGGAAATACAAGCTAAACATTATCAAAAGGAAACAATTTGATAAATCCACAAAGTAAGACATTTGACAGGGTAAGTGGTCcaaactttttaaatgtcattttcttaaaagcaagagaaaggaaaacttctatattaaaaaatgttaaaatcacaAACAAGTGCAATACTTATTTTCTGATGGGATACTGCTTTAAACATATCAGCTATAAAAACCTTCTGAGACAACTAGAGAGAGGAGATTAGTCATGGAGTAGATGGTATTAAAAAATTAGTATCTATTTTGATagatgtgataatggtattgtggttatagTAAAATgcccttatttttttaaagatgcataaaaataaaatgtcaagcctttaactttaaaatacctcaggataaaaaaaaatgagacaaatatggcaaaatgttaaatgtatagAATGAGTATATgctattttctacctttttaaatgtttgtgagaataagaaaatattaagatgGCCCTTATATGTATCTCCCTCTGATTTTAGGTCGCCttatctagttctttaaaaattgttcatttctaatGAGCTATTATGCACTTAATTGATCTAATTGTTATCATCAGGAGTATATGATCCAATTTTTCTGGGGATAGGGAAGAATCTGGTGATCGGagattttcattatatttattcacAGGTATTACCTAAACGTTCGCTTACTCCTTGTTAACAACTTGGACATTCGGCCCTCACACAGTGTAGCAGCATGAGCCTTGGTATGCTTTACCAGAAATGAACATCCACATTCATAAAATTCTGCACTATGGGAGAGCAAACATGGAGAAAGCCCAGTTCCAATCTACTTCATCTGCTCTTCTGTGAGCTAATCCCTGCTGGAATGTTCTccttatttaaagttttaaattccGGCAGAGATCTCCcaatcttaaacattttaatctaACTATATATTCTTTCCCCAAACACCATGTCCTGATACTTTCTTCCACACTGCCCTGCCTCCTTTGCTTTTCCTCCACTACAGTTTGGTGTTATATTAGTGAgtggatagataaataaatacctGGCATTACCACAATTCTGCCTTTtgcctgaaaaaagaaaaaaataaacaagtaaattttAATATCTGTCTCTTAAATGGTATAATAAAGCAGTGAGAACAGAAACATaagtatattaaattttaaaaattactactaGTGTTTAATTTTCaatagatattttctattttttttggaTCCTGAGTAAGTTGTTCAGCATAGTTACTTTTTCTATCCAGAAAGGTTGTTTTATTGTATTACTTTGAAGACGTGTACTGTTATGAACACAAAGAATAGGAAACTACAATATAAATACTGAATAAGCACACTGAAAAATAACACTAATCTGAGTTCTTGGTATGCGATGGGATGTAAGTAGTGAATTTAAACAAGATTTCAGCAGAAAAGAAAGTACATGGCATTAACTGTAAATTACTGGAGGGAAAATCTACTCAAATTTTGTATCCTCAACTAAATCCCCTAGCTTATTATGCCAATTAAACAAAACCATAGGTCCATTTAACTGAGTTTTAAGTAATAAAACTAAACTATGTGAATTGACTTAATTTATGATATTCCTAGTAGACAGATAActgaaatttccttatttttatgccaatattgATCACATTTCCTAAATAAATTTTGGTGATATACCACTGAAAGTCAAAAGGAAATCACCCTATTACAAATGCATACTTACTGGAACTAGTAGTAACAGGTAGGTAACAATGACAGAATAAAAATTACGTATTATATTAGGCTCACTAATTTGTAGAATAAAATCTGTACATTATACACAAATTGAATTTTTTCACATGTGGATTCCGAGAGAAGTTTTTCATATCGGACCAGCCAATCCTGCCAACCCAACACAGTTCCAAGTCATTTGCCTCTGTTCAGCCTGTGTGTGCACCCAGCCTACATTCTACTCAACTCAGGTTAGCCAGACAGTCTTCCTTCTATTGAGTGCTACTgaacactggaaaaaaattcaatcaaGAACCACCCACAATTTAGTTTCTTTTcccataaaataatgaaacattcaactagtgtattcaacaaatataattaatgttgaaaaaatatttctacatcATGTCTAGTTAGGACAAATCAGAAAACTGAAAGATTGGCTTagtgtggggaggaggaaatggggagaagagaATAAGAGGTTTTGTGTCCAATGTGAGAAGAGGGGCAGAATGGTAAAGAAGAAAGAGGATACAAGATGACAGAGGAGAACAGAAACCAAAAGAAGGGGATAAAGTAAAAACTGGCTAACACCAGAAATAACAACTGCAAAAAAGGGACAAGAAGCAGAAAGTGTCAAAAGTAGTGACAGCATAAAAGCAGTGAAAAGGGAAGGTAATAACAGTAGGGAAGAGAATAGAGATGGTCATGAGTAGAGAGATAAACCACTTTTCTCCTTactttaaagataatttatagATACTTTCCTGAGCTCTAAGTAATTATCACTGTAAAGTTAAGGTGAGCATTCAATATGATTTCCTGTTGAGGGTCTTTATGCAGCAAAGCAACAAATTCTAAAGCAGCTCCAAAGAGCTAGATATATTATAGAAGCCATCTGTGAAAAGGATTCCAAATTTTTGTAGTTAAAAGAAAGTGAGGGCAAGGAATGATTCGCTGGtgcaaaaaaggaaacagacCAATAAAAGACTTAGAGTGATCATAGAAAAAATGATGTGACAGCTACAAAATTGCTTTAGTTGCATATTTCAATATCAAGATGTTAAAAAAACTCTTTTGTAGAGTATGAGTCAACAACAAATTGTGCTCTACATTGAGCAAAATTAGAACTTCCAGGCAAATATTTAAGTAACAGACTCAGTAAAATGATCACAAGTGACCTCAAACCCTAACTTCTGGCACATTTGTCACTGAAAAGGCAAACAATTTTCATGATAGCTGAGTTACATGTCATTTTGGAAAAGTAGCccaaagttacaaaaaaaaaaaaaaaaaaattatatgtatatattctgtgAAAATCTGTAGACTGCCATTTTCTAGATTATTCAGAGAACCCACTCCtgaacattttgatgacattcaggacatcaagggtaatacgacaacagctctaatggccattccagaaagagttccaaaattgctttgaagggtggactaggcactggtgtcagtgcacagcttcccaaggggagtacttgtaaggtgaccgtagtgatattcagcaatgaggtatgtagcaactcacctaggatgagttcgcgaacttaattgttagaacTTGTACGTGATTAAAACCTGCTTTTttcttgctaatctgtcttttgtcagtttaatttgtaGGCCCTAAAATACTGAACCTAAGAGGGTAAAGAAAAAGTTTTTCCTCCCTGACATGGTGAACAAGAGAAAGTCCCtactctcatggagcttacatgtTCAGGGAAGACAGATGACAGAcaggtatatttatataataaaatttcagttagCAGTAAGTACAAtggaaaaacaataaagcaaaacaatagACAGTAAAAGGGGGAGGGGGCTATctcataaaatttaataattgttaAGGAAACAAGTGGAATAAGACTGTTCAGTATTCTCAAATGTACTAAAGGATGTAgccattaaacaaaatattatctagaaagctgaaataattttaggaggaaaaaaaatgaaacatttaactGTTTCTTTCAAGTGAAAGCTTTATAAAACACAGATAAATGACACTTTAAGGAGATCAATTCTATCACTTTTTGGGAGGCCttccataaaaaattatttagattaTTTAGAAAGAGCTACTCACCTGAAGTTATCAAAGTGATTTAATCTGATCTTAAGAGCCTTGGTTACTAAAAACGCTCAtgtgaaagaaataagaattatataAGTATACTATTGCATACTTCCCTTTTCCTATAGAGTAACCACAAAGTCGGTTATATTTAGTTTCATAACCTAGCTGGACAACAGAATATCAGGAGTAACCACAATAGAGtattaggaagaaaagaaagaaaccgtGTACCTGATCTATGAGTCGCTTTATGAGAGGCAGCCCTTCTAGTGCAGAACTGTCACATCCACTGGTCAATACTCGTTCAAATCCCAAAGTTAAGAGAGTCTCTAGAGCTGCCATTGGATCACGAACCATGTCAAaggctgaaataaataaaactgagtttTGAACAGATATATCTAACAGATATCTCTAACaaaatctttccaaaatgtaGTATACACATTGATCTGCTGGACCTGTCTTGTACTGGCTTGCAAGAACCAATTGTTAAATATGCAGGAATTTTGCAAGCATGATTGTTCATCCATTGGCAGTTTGAAATCAATCAAGGTGGAAGGATCTAAACCACAGAAATCAACAAATGCTACAAATAgggctcttttttcccccaagagcCAGTTTATGAGCACACCAGTCTGCACACCACTGGTGATAGAGATAATTATTTTAGATGGTACACATTTGAATTGGTGCATTTACTTAAATGCAGATTAGAAGTGAaaacttcccatttttcattaGTTGTAAAAGtttcttgaatttaaaataagattttaagaaaagtattaaataaatttggaCAGGTAGCACTCAGATAtgataaaattgtaaatatgaTAGGCAAGTGActcattttaggaaagtctgctcTAAGGCTTCAGacaaactggacaaacattaCACTCACCAGTTCTACAAAAGGCCTTGGTTCACAATCTCGTTAATAACTAGTATTTTCTACTAATTTATTTTGCCCACATACTTACAGGCTGATAGTATAAGGACTGTTGTTTACAACAGGCTACATGAGGTTTCAATTCCATGCTACTTTCTAAGAGACTTCTCTCTTCCTCATAGAGGAAAGTGGCACTAGGAATTTCAAACAGAAAAGCTACTGCTTTGGTTCTCAGCCCTGCTACGTGATCCGGAAGTTCTAACCTATAGTGGATTCAGTGTTAGACCCTTCCTTTCACCCTGTAGTGTATGGAGGCAGCTAAGTCTACTACAGaggattttccttttttggtgGCAGCACCTTCTCATCAGGGATTACAATGtcacattatctcattaaatacctaagtgaaaaaaatgtgtaacccAGGCCAaaacaaaatcttgaaaacatgaaaatatttttgttaaatttattgaataGTTTAATAAACTTATACAAAACAGGTTAGCATAAGTACCTGCAGATGTGACTGAAAAGTCAGTTTTGTGAttgcaaaggaaaagaacagaaatttaaaatgattttcttagtttaagaacaaaatatacaTTCAATATGATGggtttattttgaattatttagcatgtcaaattttaactatatttttttcacataagtGTTTACTAATTTAAgttacttttcatatttaaaaatgttttttgttggCTATCCTCAAGATTCTGATTTTCAAGACATCTAACATCTTTTATATTACCAGTTTATGGGCATTGCCATAAAGTCAACAAAACATTTTCTGGTAGTATTtattatccattaaaaaaaaaaggtaataaatgctttatctttaatttatataaatggattcaaGCGCTGGTGTCCACTCTTATCCTAATCTTTGAATGCTTACTCAAAATGTCAGAAAAACACTCAACAATTTTTCAAGCATACCAtcaagccaaaggaaaaaaaaagactgaagacTTCCTTGTTTTCATGTGCAATAAATAGCAATGCCCACTGAAGTCAAAATcaacacatttcttcattttaccaACGCTTGGCAAAAGTGTATGGAAATTAGAACTACCTGAATTTATAGATAAGATgtagttttttaatgaaattatcaTGTACTTTTTAGAAATTCTGGTATAGATAAGCTATCAATAATGTAAAGCAATTTTGTGCACTACAGTGAACGTCTATCTGTTCACTGACTATCCagcatctatttcttctttcctcctccctaaTAGTATCCAATTCTTCTTCAGATATCCACCTCCTCTCTGCCCATGAATCTTTTACTCTTCTGGGAAAGTTGACCTCACTTGTAGCTCTAGGTATGGACTGTCTAGCTTAAGCCAAGTAGTAAAGTTCATTTCACAGGCCACAGTGATTTATTCTTTTTGGAACTGCATATGACCTAAAACaatctaataaaaatgaatcTCAGGATTCTTGCTTGAAATGCTGTGACAAGTACATGCACTTGCAGGTAATGCTTACTCTCTCGCTCTATTATATTCCACCACTATCACCACCTATTTTTAACAACTTTCCCCAACTGAGGCTTCATATATTCTAGAAATTGTGCATTTCTAAATTTACAACTGTTAGTGACAAGAGCAGTATCAACAAACCAATTGGTAATGCTGTGACACTACAGAATtgtgttcaaaacaaaacaaaacaaaacaaaacaaaaaaaacagttgtGGCATTTGGTGAAATTAAAACACTGACACCATTCAAGAAAACTTCTAAAACGGAAATGACTTACCTCGGTGGAAAGTGACTGGCAGAGGACGGCAAAGAGCTATAAAAAGAAAGTCACATAACAACGTAAATGAGGAGATCATCACTGATTATACAGCATTCTCCATGTTATACGGGACTGTGTTGTTATACCTTCCTCTCCAGAGTGAAGACAgtgaactaaaataataaaatggcagtctCAAAAGTCCTGTGTTCCCATCTctgattttcatatttaaaaaaatggtcatCCACTCCTTAGAGacaccaaataaaaattatacaatctGGCAACTATAAGGGCAGCATTACGTCAATTACTTACTCCTCCGAGAATCTTCAAGAAATACTTTGGGTTAATAATATAGATTGTTTGCTTCTATCCTCTCCACATTTCCCCACCCTCATGAAATGCAATAGCTTTTGTGGTTTTTGGTGCAATAATTAAAGGAATCAAGATAAACTTCCCTTAAACCCTACAGGAACAGTAGTG includes:
- the CUTC gene encoding copper homeostasis protein cutC homolog isoform X1, which encodes MMRQAGSSKRKRARIPSGKAGAANGFLMEVCVDSVESAINAERGGAGRIELCSGLLEGGTTPSMGILQVVKQCVHIPVFVMIRPRGGDFLYSDREVEVMKADIGLAKLYGADGLVFGALTEDGHIDKELCMSLMALCRPLPVTFHRAFDMVRDPMAALETLLTLGFERVLTSGCDSSALEGLPLIKRLIDQAKGRIVVMPGGGITDRNLQRVLEGSGATEFHCSARSARDSGMKFRNFSVAMGASLSSSEYSLKVTDVTQVRTLNAIAKNILV
- the CUTC gene encoding copper homeostasis protein cutC homolog isoform X2, with translation MEVCVDSVESAINAERGGAGRIELCSGLLEGGTTPSMGILQVVKQCVHIPVFVMIRPRGGDFLYSDREVEVMKADIGLAKLYGADGLVFGALTEDGHIDKELCMSLMALCRPLPVTFHRAFDMVRDPMAALETLLTLGFERVLTSGCDSSALEGLPLIKRLIDQAKGRIVVMPGGGITDRNLQRVLEGSGATEFHCSARSARDSGMKFRNFSVAMGASLSSSEYSLKVTDVTQVRTLNAIAKNILV